A stretch of Triticum aestivum cultivar Chinese Spring chromosome 1D, IWGSC CS RefSeq v2.1, whole genome shotgun sequence DNA encodes these proteins:
- the LOC123182085 gene encoding amino acid permease 3, whose translation MGENGVGKNNYQGSAAAAAMEVSSAEHGQAGGSKCYDDDGRLKRTGTMWTASAHIITAVIGSGVLSLAWAIGQLGWVAGPAVMLLFSLVTYYTSSLLSDCYRSGDETTGKRNYTYMDAVNANLSGIKVQLCGFLQYANIVGVAIGYTIAASISMLAIKRANCFHVEGHVNPCHISSTPYMIIFGVAEIFFSQIPDFDQISWLSILAAIMSFTYSTIGLGLGIVQVVANKGVKGSLTGISIGVVTPMDKVWRSLQAFGDIAFAYSYSLILIEIQDTIRAPPPSEAKVMRRATVVSVATTTLFYMLCGCMGYAAFGDNAPGNLLTGFGFYEPFWLLDIANAAIVVHLVGAYQVYCQPLFAFVEKWAQQRWPKSRFITGEIQVPLVSCGFKLNLFRLTWRSAFVVATTVVSMLLPFFNDVVGFLGAIGFWPLTVYFPVEMYIVQKKIPKWSSQWVCLQLLSLACLIITIAAAAGSIAGIMSDLKVYKPFSTTD comes from the exons ATGGGGGAGAACGGCGTGGGCAAGAACAACTACCaggggagcgcggcggcggcggccatggaggtgTCCTCCGCGGAGCACGGCCAGGCGGGCGGCTCCAAGTGCTACGACGACGACGGCCGCCTCAAGCGTACCG GGACGATGTGGACGGCGAGCGCCCACATCATCACGGCGGTGATCGGGTCCGGGGTGCTGTCGCTGGCCTGGGCCATCGGCCAGCTCGGCTGGGTGGCCGGCCCCGCCGTCATGCTGCTCTTCTCCCTCGTCACCTACTACACCTCCTCGCTGCTCTCCGACTGCTACCGCTCCGGCGACGAGACCACCGGCAAGCGCAACTACACCTACATGGACGCCGTCAACGCCAACCTCA GTGGCATCAAGGTCCAGCTCTGCGGATTCCTGCAGTACGCCAACATCGTCGGCGTCGCCATTGGATACACCATCGCCGCCTCCATTAGCATGCT TGCGATCAAGAGGGCCAACTGCTTCCACGTCGAGGGGCACGTGAACCCGTGCCACATCTCGAGCACGCCCTACATGATCATCTTCGGCGTggcggagatcttcttctcgcaGATCCCGGACTTCGACCAGATCTCCTGGCTCTCCATCCTGGCCGCCATCATGTCCTTCACCTACTCCACCatcggcctcggcctcggcatcGTCCAGGTGGTCGCCAACAAGGGCGTCAAGGGCAGCCTCACCGGCATCAGCATCGGCGTCGTCACGCCCATGGACAAGGTGTGGCGGAGCCTCCAGGCCTTCGGCGACATCGCCTTCGCCTACTCCTACTCGCTCATCCTCATCGAGATCCAGGACACCATCAGGGCGCCGCCGCCGTCCGAGGCCAAGGTCATGCGCCGCGCCACCGTCGTCAGCGTCGCCACCACCACGCTCTTCTACATGCTCTGCGGCTGCATGGGCTACGCCGCCTTCGGCGACAACGCCCCCGGGAACCTCCTCACCGGCTTCGGCTTCTACGAGCCATTCTGGCTGCTCGACATCGCCAACGCCGCCATCGTCGTCCACCTCGTCGGCGCCTACCAGGTCTACTGCCAGCCCCTGTTCGCCTTCGTGGAGAAGTGGGCGCAGCAGAGGTGGCCCAAGTCGCGGTTCATCACCGGAGAGATCCAGGTCCCGCTCGTCTCCTGCGGCTTCAAGCTCAACCTCTTCCGCCTGACGTGGCGGTCGGCGTTCGTGGTGGCCACGACCGTCGTGTCCATGCTGCTGCCCTTCTTCAACGACGTCGTCGGCTTCCTCGGGGCCATCGGGTTCTGGCCGCTCACCGTCTACTTCCCCGTGGAGATGTACATCGTGCAGAAGAAGATACCCAAGTGGAGCTCACAGTGGGTGTGCCTACAGCTGCTCAGCCTCGCCTGCCTCATCATCAccattgccgccgccgccggctccatCGCCGGGATAATGTCCGACCTAAAGGTCTACAAGCCGTTCTCCACGACTGACTGA